CTCGACAAGCCCATCCAGGAGCTGGTGCCGCCCATCATGGAGCACAGTCGCAAGCTGCAGCAGAGTCAGGAACACCTCGACAGCCATGTGTGGCTCAAGTACCTGCCCAAGTTCCCCGAGGCCGAGCTGGTGTGGGACGGTTATGAGCGCCTGCGCTGAGCGCGGCAACGAAGAGGCTGCATCACCAAGACAGGGGAGCGGCGGCCCGGCTGTCCTCCCTTCAAGGGAGTCCATATGAAGAACCTGAGCCCCAACGCACTGATCATCTTGGGCGTGATCGCCTTGATCGTCATTGTGGGCGTAGGCTGGGGAGCCGCCAAGCAGACCTCCAAGGAGAGTTTCTGCGTGACCTGCCACGCCTACGAGAAAGTTTCCTGGGATCACGGCAAGCATCCCGACATCGGCTGCATCGCCTGCCACACCAAGGGGGTGATCCGCGACAAGACCGCCGGCATGCGCAAGGTCTTTCTCACCCTGACCGACCAGGTGGACCCGCATCGCAGCAATCTGCCCAGCTACAAGGACAAGATCAACGACAACTGCATCGCCTGCCACATGACCAAGGAAAAACTCGATCTCATGCCCTTTTTCAAGGAGCGCCACGACGAGTACCGCAAGCATTCGCCGACCTGCATGGGCTGCCATGAGGCCGGCCATGTGGTCAAGCTGCGCGATCTGCGCCGTCCCGAGGTACTGTACAAGCAATAACCCGCTCTCTCCCGCGGGCTGTCGCCACGCCCGGAATCCTTGCGGCTGAAGCCGCGCGGATTCCGGGCGATTTTTTTGTGGGTCCGCCATTCCGCGCTTTCCATCGTCGGCGGACATGGTAAACTGGCGCCTTGCCGTGGAAATACGGCCAACCTTTCGCCCCCAGGGAGCGCCATGAATCCCCCACTCAAAGTTCTCATCGCCGCCTCCGAAGCCGTGCCCTTCGCCAAAACCGGCGGGCTCGCCGATGTCGCCGGGGTTTTGCCCCGCCACCTTGCGCAACTGGGTTGCGACGTGCGCCTGGTGCTGCCGCGCTATTACCGCATCGACAAGGCCAAGCTCTCTCTGACCCGCCTACCCGGGGTGCTGAGCGTCTTCATGGGCGTGCTGGGCAACCAGTACGGCGCCGTCTACGAAGGACGCATGCCGGGTTGCGACGTTCCGGTCTATTTCATCGAGCACGAAGGCTATTTCGGCCGCGACGGCCTCTACGAGGTCAACGGCGAGGCCTATGCCGACAACGACCTGCGCTTCACCTTCTTCTCCAAGGCGTGCCTGGAACTCTGCCGCCTGCTGGATTTTTCCCCCGATCTGATCCATGTGCATGACTGGCATACGGCCGTCATTCCCGTGCTGCTCAACACCGTCTATAGCCGCGACCCGCACGTGGGCCGCGCCGCCAGCCTGCTCACCGTGCACAACCTGCAGCATCAGGGCTGGGCCTTCAAGGGGCTGATGGATGTGCTGGGCATCGGCTGGAAGCATTTCAACTACCTGGAACTTGAAATGAACGACCAGGTCAATCTGCTCAAGGGCGGTCTCTATCACGCCACGCGGATCTGCACCGTGAGCGAGGGCTACGCGCGCGAGATTCAGACGCCCGAGTACGGCGAGGGACTCGACGGCGTGCTGCGCGACTGCGCCTGGAAGCTCTCGGGCATTCTCAACGGTGTCGATTACAGCGAATGGAATCCCGAAACCGATCCGCATCTGGCGGCCAATTACTCGGCGGCGGATCTTCGCGGCAAGGCCCGGTGCAAGAAGGATCTGCAGAAGCTCTTCGGCCTTCCCGCGCGTCCCAAGGTGCCACTCATCGGCCTGGTGTCGCGCCTGGTCAAGCAAAAGGGCATCGACGTGCTGGCCGCCGCCATGCCGCGCATCCTCTCCCTCGATCTGCAGTTCGTGCTGGTGGGCAACGGCGAGCCCTGGAGCCATTTTTACTTCGGCGACATCGCCATCGCCCATCCGCAAAAATTCGCCTGCTTCATCGGCTACGACGATGTTCGCGCCCACAAGGTCGAAGCGGGCGCCGATTTCTTTCTCATGCCCTCGCGCTTTGAGCCCTGCGGGCTCAACCAGATGTACAGCCTGCGCTACGGCACCCCGCCCATCGTGCGCGCCACCGGTGGCCTCGACGACAGCGTCGAGAACTTCGAGCCCGCTACCCGGCGCGGCACCGGCTTCAAGTTCGGCGATCTCACCCCCGGCGCGCTCTTTGACACCATCGGCTGGGCGGTGCATACCTACTACAACGATCCCAAGGGCATGGCCGCCCTGATTCAGAACGGCATGGCCCAGCGCTTCAGCTGGGAAGAGGCGGCGCGCCGTTATCTGGAGCTCTACCTGCGCACGGTGGCGCCGCGGGTGGGGTGGTGAAGGCGGGCGGGTGCGTCGAAAAACTTTACAGATGGTTGTCGGCGAATTTTACATGTTTGCAAGGTTTATTGTGGGAATTTGCTTATTGAAGGGGTGGGGAGAGTTTTGAAGAAGATTTTTTGCGTCGGGACAAATCTTTGTTCCGGCGTTGTTTTTTGTGAACCGGCCCGTGCGGCGTTTTTTTCTCCCAAGCCCGATGGCATCGGCCTTGCTTAAGGGAGCACATTGGGGGAAAGGCTCCCGGTCCATCAACACATCTCCTTGGAGAACATGCGATGAAGCGATTTCAATTATTTCTGGGCACGTTGGTTCTGGTTTTGGGTTTGAGCGGGGCGGCGTGGGCGATTCCCATGACGCACGTCGATACAGTGACTTTCAGCAGCGGCAACGTGTTGAGCGGAACAGGGACTTTTGCCTGGACCCACGCTCTGCCGGCGGATTTCGTGGTTCCTCCGGATGTGGTCACCAGCGCTGACTTAGTGATCACCGCGAGACGGGCCGTTGGCGGCAACGATATTGTTTCCGTGGTCAATTTCGGGCAACTTGGCGCGTTGATCGCCGGGACAGGCAATAGTGACGCGAACACAACCTTCGATCTTGATGGCTTGGGCGTATTTTCGGCGGGCTGGGCCATGGGGCAGCCCCTGCAGCTTTCCCTCGCCTATGTGCAGGGCACGGGAGCCAATAATACCCTGACCATGGTGTCCTCGGTTTTCACCCTCAACTACGAGCGGACGGGAACGGGTACCGATGATCCTCCGGTCGCCCCCGTGCCCGAGCCGTCCACCCTCTTGCTGTTGGGCGCCGGCCTGCTGGGTGTGGTTGCGCTGCGCCGGCGCAATAAGTAAAGAATTTAGCTTTCAATGGAAACGGCGCCGGAGTCCTCGTGACCCCGGCGCCGTTTCCTTTTTTACGCGGCGTTGAACATCTTCCCCTGTCGGATTTCTTTACACCTCCTCAACTCCCCAGCCATTTGTCAAGCATCTCGAACAACTGATCGAAATACACCGGTTTGGTGAGAAAATCATCCATGCCCGCGGCGAGGCAGCGTTTGCGGTCTTCTTCGAAGGCGCCCGCCGTCAGGGCGATGATGGGCAGACGCGGGCGGTTGTTGTCCTGTTCCCAGCGCCGCAGGAGGGTGGTGGCTTCATAGCCGTCCATGATGGGCATCTGGCAGTCCATGAGGATGAGTTCGGGCGGTTCGGCGCCGGTGAGCAGGGCAAGGGCTTCCTCGCCGTTTTCCGCTTGATCAACGGCAAAGCCGCGTTTGCCGAGCAGGCCCGTGAGCAGCTTGCGATTGAGCAGGTGGTCATCGACCACCAGAATCCGGCCCCTCTCCCTTGGCGCGGAGGTCTCGCCGGTCGCCACCTGCACTTGGTCGGCGGCCTGGCTCCGGAGATCGTCGGCATCGGCCAAGCGCACGCGCACGCTGAACCAGAAGGTCGAACCCTGCCCCGGGGCGCTGGAGCAGCCGACCTCCCCGCCCATCAGGGTTGCGAGATTGCGCACGATGGACAGGCCGAGGCCCGAGCCGCCATGGGCGCGCGTATCCGAATCGTCGATCTGGGTGAAGGGTTTGAACAGGAGGCGCTGCTGGTCCTCCGCAACGCCGACGCCGCTGTCTCGCACGGAGAAGCGCAGCACGGCGCTTTGGCCGTCGCCCTCGAGTTCCTCGACGTCGACGTGGATGCTCCCCTGGTTGGTGAATTTAATGGCATTGCTGATCAGGTTGGAGAGCATCTGGCGCAGGCGAAAAGCGTCGCACCAGTAGGCCTGGGGAGCGCGGGTCGCCGGGCGTGCTTCCAGGCGCAGACCTTTGGTTTGGGCGAGTTGCGCGAAGAGAGCGACGCTCTCCTGGAGCAGTTGCGCGGGGTCGCAGGGTCTTTCATTGAGAACGAGCTTGCCGGCCTCGACCTTGGACAGATCGAGAATGTCGTTGAGCAAAACCAACAGGGTCTGTCCGGAATCGAGAATCGTTTGCGCGCACTCTTGTCGCTCGGCGGACGTGATCTCGGGCATCTTGAGCATCTGCGCCATGCCGAGGATGCCGTTGAGGGGTGTGCGGATCTCGTGGGACATGGTGGCCAGAAAACGGCTTTTCGCCAGGTTGGCGCTTTCGGCGTCGGTCTTGGCCTGGCGCAGTTCCTCCTCCTGGCGCTTGCGCTCGCTGATGTCGAGAAAGATAGTGGCGAAGCGGCCGGGCTTGGGCATGTAAACGCTGACTTCAAAATGCTTTCCCAGGGCGCCGCTGAAATTTTCAAAGCGCAGGGGCTCTCCGCCGAGGGCTACCCGGCCGTAGGTTTGGATCCAGAAGGGTTCGGTTTCGGGCATGACTTCCCGCACGGTGCGGCCGAGAATCGCCTCGGCCTTGAGGCCGGTCAGTTGTTCAAAGGCGGGGTTGATCTGGAGAAAGCGGTAATCACAGGGCCGACCCTCCGTGTCGAGGAGGATTTCATGCTCGGCGAAGCCGACGGCCATGTTTTCAAAAAGATTGCGGTAGTTGTTTTCGCTGGCGCGCAGGGCCTCCTCGGCCAGCTTGCGTTCGGTGATGTCCTGAACGATGCCGCGCGAGACCAGGGGCGTGCCGTCCTCGCTGAAAGTCGTCGAGCAGCGCTCATGCACAAAGCGGATGCGCCCGTCGGGAAAACGCAGGCGATGCACGATGTCGTAAGGCTGGCGATCTTTCAGGGATTGGGTGTAGGCCTGGTTCACCAGATCGCGGTCCTCGGGATGAATGGCGTCGAGGAATGCCTCATAGGAGGGCGTGAAGCGGTCGGGATCGATCTCGAAAAT
The window above is part of the Geoalkalibacter sp. genome. Proteins encoded here:
- a CDS encoding NapC/NirT family cytochrome c — its product is MKNLSPNALIILGVIALIVIVGVGWGAAKQTSKESFCVTCHAYEKVSWDHGKHPDIGCIACHTKGVIRDKTAGMRKVFLTLTDQVDPHRSNLPSYKDKINDNCIACHMTKEKLDLMPFFKERHDEYRKHSPTCMGCHEAGHVVKLRDLRRPEVLYKQ
- the glgA gene encoding glycogen synthase GlgA, whose product is MNPPLKVLIAASEAVPFAKTGGLADVAGVLPRHLAQLGCDVRLVLPRYYRIDKAKLSLTRLPGVLSVFMGVLGNQYGAVYEGRMPGCDVPVYFIEHEGYFGRDGLYEVNGEAYADNDLRFTFFSKACLELCRLLDFSPDLIHVHDWHTAVIPVLLNTVYSRDPHVGRAASLLTVHNLQHQGWAFKGLMDVLGIGWKHFNYLELEMNDQVNLLKGGLYHATRICTVSEGYAREIQTPEYGEGLDGVLRDCAWKLSGILNGVDYSEWNPETDPHLAANYSAADLRGKARCKKDLQKLFGLPARPKVPLIGLVSRLVKQKGIDVLAAAMPRILSLDLQFVLVGNGEPWSHFYFGDIAIAHPQKFACFIGYDDVRAHKVEAGADFFLMPSRFEPCGLNQMYSLRYGTPPIVRATGGLDDSVENFEPATRRGTGFKFGDLTPGALFDTIGWAVHTYYNDPKGMAALIQNGMAQRFSWEEAARRYLELYLRTVAPRVGW
- a CDS encoding PEP-CTERM sorting domain-containing protein, which codes for MKRFQLFLGTLVLVLGLSGAAWAIPMTHVDTVTFSSGNVLSGTGTFAWTHALPADFVVPPDVVTSADLVITARRAVGGNDIVSVVNFGQLGALIAGTGNSDANTTFDLDGLGVFSAGWAMGQPLQLSLAYVQGTGANNTLTMVSSVFTLNYERTGTGTDDPPVAPVPEPSTLLLLGAGLLGVVALRRRNK
- a CDS encoding PhnD/SsuA/transferrin family substrate-binding protein, which translates into the protein MKPTFFLLLLTLWLLPAKSAQAEYHLTLGILAFRPAPQVEARWMPLVEYLQGQLPEVEVRLKSFDYDGLEEAVQRREVDLVLTNPAHYVLIAQRAGLSSPLASQINLVEGVPVKGFGGVILVPADDRRLQSLKDLKGKRIATPALGSLGGYQMQAHALARAGLRVPRDIKIVETGMPHDRAVEALLEGRADAAFVRSGLYEALLREGRVAPARLRILNEQAAPDFPHRLSTPLYPEWPIAAMPQVDDALAARVASALLALPHGGETAAALGIHGFTVPYNYEPVRNLLETLRLPPFDAPPQFTWQDIQTKHGGLLILFAFGTACGSLLLIVLTVNHRRMRAAQAALRLSEGLLNEAQKMARIGNWELDLTTNRLHWSLEIFHIFEIDPDRFTPSYEAFLDAIHPEDRDLVNQAYTQSLKDRQPYDIVHRLRFPDGRIRFVHERCSTTFSEDGTPLVSRGIVQDITERKLAEEALRASENNYRNLFENMAVGFAEHEILLDTEGRPCDYRFLQINPAFEQLTGLKAEAILGRTVREVMPETEPFWIQTYGRVALGGEPLRFENFSGALGKHFEVSVYMPKPGRFATIFLDISERKRQEEELRQAKTDAESANLAKSRFLATMSHEIRTPLNGILGMAQMLKMPEITSAERQECAQTILDSGQTLLVLLNDILDLSKVEAGKLVLNERPCDPAQLLQESVALFAQLAQTKGLRLEARPATRAPQAYWCDAFRLRQMLSNLISNAIKFTNQGSIHVDVEELEGDGQSAVLRFSVRDSGVGVAEDQQRLLFKPFTQIDDSDTRAHGGSGLGLSIVRNLATLMGGEVGCSSAPGQGSTFWFSVRVRLADADDLRSQAADQVQVATGETSAPRERGRILVVDDHLLNRKLLTGLLGKRGFAVDQAENGEEALALLTGAEPPELILMDCQMPIMDGYEATTLLRRWEQDNNRPRLPIIALTAGAFEEDRKRCLAAGMDDFLTKPVYFDQLFEMLDKWLGS